The following proteins are encoded in a genomic region of Dioscorea cayenensis subsp. rotundata cultivar TDr96_F1 chromosome 8, TDr96_F1_v2_PseudoChromosome.rev07_lg8_w22 25.fasta, whole genome shotgun sequence:
- the LOC120267532 gene encoding phosphatidate cytidylyltransferase 1-like yields the protein MQKDSNSSDPLNSVRVRHRKRSTEAPPDATKPNGPQLLVNDRNKYKSMLIRTYSSIWMIGGFVFIVYMGHLYIWAMIVVIQIFMAKELFNLLRKANEDRQLPGFRLLNWHFFFTAMIYTYGRFLSRQLVNTVTSDKLLYQLVSGLIKYQMFICYFLYIAGFVWFILTLKKKMYKYQFSQYAWTHMILLLVFAQSSFTVANIYEGIFWFLLPASLIVINDIAAYFFGFFFGRTPLIKLSPKKTWEGFIGASITTIFSAFALANILGRFQWLTCPRKDLSTGWLYCDPGPMFKPEHYSLTGWVPQGFPWKEVRIMPVQWHALALGLFASIIAPFGGFFASGFKRAFKFKDFGDSIPGHGGITDRMDCQMVMAVFAYIYHQSFVMSQSFSVEMILEQILRNLSFEEQHILYMELGKIFHERQLMQ from the exons ATGCAGAAGGATAGCAATTCAAGTGACCCATTAAATTCTGTTCGTGTCCGACATCGTAAACGTTCTACTGAG GCCCCTCCAGATGCAACTAAGCCAAATGGACCTCAGTTGCTTGTTAATGACCGAAATAAGTATAAGTCAATGCTTATTCGTACGTATTCATCAATCTGGATGATTGGGGGGTTTGTGTTTATTGTCTACATGGGTCATCTTTATATCTGGGCAATGATTGTTGTCATCCAAATCTTTATGGCAAAGGAGCTTTTCAATCTTCTTCGAAAAGCTAATGAAGACAGACAACTTCCTGGATTTAGGCTCTTGAACTG GCATTTTTTCTTCACTGCAATGATATATACATATGGACGCTTTCTTAGCCGGCAGCTTGTTAACACGGTCACTTCAGATAAATTGCTATATCAGCTTGTCAGTGGGCTGATCAAATATCAgatgtttatatgttatttcTTGTACATTGCag GTTTTGTCTGGTTTATTCTTactctaaagaaaaaaatgtacaaGTATCAGTTTAGCCAGTATGCGTGGACACATATGATTCTGCTTTTAGTGTTTGCACAGTCTTCCTTCACAGTGGCGAATATATATGAAGGAATTTTCTG GTTTCTCTTGCCAGCCTCACTTATTGTCATCAATGACATTGCGGCATatttctttggtttcttttttggGCGAACACCATTAATCAAATTATCCCCGAAGAAGACTTGGGAGGGTTTCATTGGTGCATCAATAACAACTATTTTCTCAGCATTTGCG CTAGCGAATATTTTGGGCCGCTTCCAATGGTTAACATGCCCTAGAAAG GATTTGTCTACTGGATGGCTTTACTGTGATCCTGGTCCGATGTTTAAACCTGAGCATTATTCATTGACAGGATGGGTGCCTCAAGGG TTTCCATGGAAGGAAGTGCGTATAATGCCTGTTCAGTGGCATGCCTTAGCACTTGGTTTATTTGCATCAATTATCGCACCCTTTGGAGGATTCTTTGCAAGCGGTTTCAAACGAGCTTTCAAATTTAAG GATTTTGGCGATAGCATTCCTGGACATGGGGGAATAACTGATAGAATGGATTGCCAA ATGGTCATGGCTGTGTTTGCATACATATATCATCAGTCATTTGTCATGTCCCAAAGCTTTTCAGTTGAGATGATCCTGGAACAG ATATTAAGGAACCTTTCTTTCGAGGAACAACATATTCTATATATGGAACTGggcaaaattttccatgaaaggCAGTTGATGCAGTAG